A section of the Desulfotignum balticum DSM 7044 genome encodes:
- a CDS encoding flagellar brake protein produces MMNKRPRHINRSQRLFIELGTPLLLEAKTPERSATSQLIGMQVGSYLIVQLTENNWMQTRLASGEMLSARYVLSDDVFEFKTQVIRIIEDPDYLLFLDYPDVVESCNIRSEKRVECFLPVRMTLDTFCLKGIIVNINPNGCLCMVDSDPFPDPCTFEYLNLSLPYGQSETLTIKADIRSIRKKGTQTSIGLMFENLDGFSKNVLSALVPALKI; encoded by the coding sequence ATGATGAACAAACGACCCAGACATATCAACCGAAGCCAGCGCCTGTTCATCGAGCTGGGAACCCCGTTGCTTCTGGAAGCAAAAACACCGGAGCGTTCGGCCACCAGCCAGCTCATCGGTATGCAGGTCGGCAGTTATCTCATTGTCCAGTTGACGGAAAACAACTGGATGCAAACCCGGCTGGCGTCCGGGGAAATGCTTTCGGCCAGATATGTATTGTCTGATGATGTGTTCGAGTTCAAAACGCAAGTCATCCGGATTATTGAAGATCCGGATTATCTCTTGTTCCTGGATTACCCGGACGTGGTGGAATCCTGTAATATCCGCTCGGAAAAACGGGTGGAATGCTTTTTACCTGTCAGAATGACCCTGGATACCTTTTGTCTGAAAGGCATCATTGTCAACATAAACCCAAACGGATGCCTCTGCATGGTGGACAGCGACCCTTTTCCAGATCCCTGTACTTTTGAATATCTAAATCTGAGCCTGCCTTACGGCCAGTCTGAAACGCTTACCATCAAAGCCGACATTCGTTCCATCCGGAAAAAAGGGACCCAGACCTCCATCGGCTTGATGTTTGAAAACCTGGATGGATTCTCAAAAAACGTGTTATCCGCTCTGGTGCCGGCTTTGAAGATCTGA
- a CDS encoding MFS transporter, with translation MIASPADKRTVLSWVMFDFANSAYTTLVVTFVYSTYFVSTIAPDPVTGTALWSRGVTLTALCVAFFSPILGALADQGGLRKQLLFASTAVTVAGTAALYWIVPGQIYPALFWFVLSNIAFEFANVFYNAYLPDIATSKNIGRISGVGWGVGYMGGLAAMVVALSGFISPAVPWFGVSIETGAHIRATCLLVAAWFAMFSIPLFVWVPKTHPPVRSGRVRIIHTAMSDVKHTLKDIRRYRQIVRLLVARMIYNDGLVTLFAFGGIYAAGTFGFSFHQIMIFGIVLNVAAGIGALVMGIFDDRLGGKTTIQVSNGVLAVAALMAAMSPDKTWFWVSVVLVGFFAGPNQSASRSLLGRLVPKDKENQFFGFFAFSGKLTAFMGPLFLGVLTQMFDSQRAGVAVVVLFFAVGGLLLARVNEAEGIAAARQKL, from the coding sequence ATGATCGCATCACCGGCAGATAAACGCACGGTGTTGAGCTGGGTGATGTTTGATTTTGCCAATTCCGCCTACACCACCCTGGTGGTGACGTTTGTCTACAGCACCTATTTTGTATCCACCATTGCACCGGACCCGGTGACAGGCACGGCCCTCTGGTCCAGGGGCGTGACCCTGACCGCCCTTTGTGTGGCATTTTTCTCCCCCATCCTGGGGGCCCTGGCAGACCAGGGCGGGTTGCGCAAACAGCTTTTGTTCGCATCCACTGCGGTTACTGTGGCCGGCACAGCCGCGCTTTACTGGATTGTGCCCGGTCAGATCTATCCGGCCCTTTTCTGGTTTGTTCTCTCCAATATCGCGTTTGAGTTTGCCAATGTGTTTTACAATGCCTATCTGCCGGATATCGCCACATCGAAAAATATCGGCCGGATATCCGGTGTGGGCTGGGGCGTGGGATATATGGGAGGCCTGGCCGCCATGGTGGTGGCCCTTTCAGGGTTCATCAGCCCGGCTGTGCCCTGGTTCGGCGTTTCCATTGAAACCGGGGCCCATATCCGGGCCACCTGTCTGCTGGTGGCTGCGTGGTTTGCCATGTTTTCCATCCCGCTGTTTGTGTGGGTGCCCAAAACACATCCTCCGGTGCGGTCGGGCCGGGTCCGCATCATTCACACGGCCATGTCGGATGTGAAGCACACCCTCAAAGATATCCGCCGGTACCGGCAGATTGTCCGCCTCCTGGTGGCCCGGATGATCTACAATGACGGGCTGGTCACCCTGTTTGCCTTTGGTGGTATCTATGCGGCCGGCACGTTCGGGTTCAGTTTTCACCAGATCATGATATTCGGGATTGTGCTTAATGTGGCGGCCGGGATCGGGGCCCTGGTCATGGGCATTTTTGATGACCGGCTGGGGGGAAAAACCACCATTCAGGTGAGCAACGGGGTGCTGGCTGTGGCCGCGCTCATGGCGGCAATGTCCCCGGATAAAACCTGGTTCTGGGTTTCAGTCGTTCTGGTGGGCTTTTTTGCCGGTCCCAACCAGAGCGCCAGCCGGTCACTTCTGGGCCGGCTGGTGCCCAAAGACAAGGAAAATCAGTTTTTCGGTTTTTTTGCCTTTTCCGGCAAACTCACCGCCTTTATGGGGCCGCTGTTTTTAGGGGTGCTGACCCAGATGTTTGACTCCCAGCGGGCCGGGGTTGCCGTGGTGGTGCTTTTTTTTGCCGTCGGCGGGCTGCTGCTGGCCCGGGTAAATGAGGCAGAGGGCATTGCCGCAGCCCGGCAGAAGTTATAA
- a CDS encoding FAD-dependent oxidoreductase, translating into MKFVVIGGDAAGMSAASRARRLYPDLEITVLEQGHDVSYSACSMPYNIADPDTPMDDLVVRTAKEFIEKHHIHLLTGHEITAIHPDKKQVTGRTLKKDPVAFDYDKLLIATGAVPTLPDLPGKDRLMPLKQLEHGRRIKDVIRKNKVKKAVILGMGYIALEMCEALTELGIHVTMVKPGPRLLPWLPEKMAQIIQTHLIEKQITLHMGTHIQRIEPAGTGSTIVCDNMNLDADLAIGATGVAPCSGLAKDAGLTLGVSNAIQVDPYLRTSNPDIFAAGDCGDALHVVTGQPVWIPLALRANRAGWAVADNLFKDSNALQGVAGTAVFKVFDLAVARTGLTFSEAKKAGFDPVENQITSLSRARWQPGAAKIHVNMVGDRRSGRLLGAQITGTDGVAHRINAVAVALHANMSVADFIQTDLAYAPPFSPTWDPMLTAAIQLGKKL; encoded by the coding sequence ATGAAATTTGTCGTTATCGGCGGAGATGCCGCAGGCATGAGTGCAGCCAGCCGGGCCAGGCGGCTGTACCCGGACCTTGAGATCACTGTGCTGGAACAAGGGCATGACGTGTCTTACAGCGCGTGCAGTATGCCCTATAACATTGCCGATCCAGATACCCCCATGGATGACCTGGTGGTCCGGACTGCCAAGGAATTCATTGAAAAACACCACATCCATCTGCTCACAGGCCATGAAATCACCGCCATTCATCCGGACAAAAAACAGGTGACCGGCCGTACCCTGAAAAAAGATCCGGTGGCTTTTGACTACGACAAGCTGCTCATCGCCACGGGCGCGGTTCCCACACTGCCGGATCTGCCCGGCAAAGACCGGCTCATGCCGTTGAAACAGCTGGAACACGGCCGGCGCATCAAGGACGTGATCCGAAAAAACAAGGTCAAAAAAGCCGTGATTCTGGGGATGGGGTACATTGCCCTGGAAATGTGCGAAGCCCTTACCGAACTGGGCATCCACGTGACCATGGTCAAACCCGGCCCCCGTCTTTTGCCCTGGCTGCCCGAAAAAATGGCACAGATCATTCAAACACATCTGATTGAAAAACAGATCACCCTTCATATGGGAACACACATCCAGCGCATTGAACCGGCGGGCACAGGGAGCACCATTGTGTGTGACAACATGAATCTGGATGCGGACCTGGCCATTGGTGCCACGGGCGTGGCTCCGTGCAGCGGCCTGGCAAAAGATGCGGGTCTGACCTTAGGGGTATCAAATGCCATCCAGGTGGACCCGTATTTGCGCACTTCGAATCCGGATATTTTTGCCGCCGGCGACTGCGGGGATGCCCTGCATGTAGTCACGGGCCAACCGGTCTGGATTCCTCTGGCCCTGCGGGCCAACCGGGCCGGCTGGGCCGTGGCGGACAACCTGTTTAAAGACAGCAACGCCCTTCAGGGTGTGGCCGGCACGGCTGTATTTAAAGTGTTTGACCTGGCCGTGGCCCGAACCGGTCTCACCTTTTCCGAAGCCAAAAAAGCCGGGTTCGATCCTGTGGAAAACCAGATCACCAGCCTGTCCCGGGCCAGATGGCAGCCGGGTGCAGCCAAAATTCATGTGAACATGGTGGGAGACCGCCGGTCCGGACGGCTTTTAGGGGCTCAGATCACAGGAACCGACGGGGTGGCCCATCGGATCAATGCCGTGGCTGTGGCCCTGCACGCCAACATGTCCGTGGCGGATTTCATCCAGACGGATCTGGCTTATGCCCCGCCGTTCAGCCCCACCTGGGACCCGATGCTGACTGCAGCGATCCAGCTGGGAAAAAAATTATAA
- a CDS encoding NAD(P)H-dependent oxidoreductase has product MTMFVLGLQGSPRKKGNSVYLLNRFLAECENKGARTQVIHMDGLGIQPCRELVVCEKKGFCPIKDDMEPRIYGLIRKADVVVLTSPVFFYNVSAQAKILIDRCQMFWGRRYKMRLADPDAGSRQGVLLAVGASGGKKLFDGVNLTAHYFFDAISARFAESLTYKKVEAAGAVASVPGVDQDIGQAVDRVMDAELNKPSLVFVSEKDACRSQIAAAYAKMAAQGSIRVLSAGIDPAGEIHGATRGFLADQGVDIKYRQPRALNDLMAEEFKERSPSQVICMTSDTATVPVQGVKTQFWDIDQAQKDTSIASLAEEIHDRVDALISDLQSRHQSG; this is encoded by the coding sequence ATGACCATGTTTGTCCTGGGACTGCAGGGAAGCCCCCGAAAAAAAGGAAACTCCGTCTATCTGTTGAATCGATTTCTGGCAGAATGTGAAAACAAAGGGGCCCGAACCCAGGTGATCCACATGGACGGGCTGGGTATCCAGCCGTGCAGGGAACTGGTGGTGTGCGAAAAAAAAGGATTCTGCCCCATCAAAGATGACATGGAACCCCGGATTTATGGTCTGATCCGAAAAGCGGATGTGGTGGTGCTGACGTCACCGGTGTTTTTCTATAATGTGTCGGCCCAGGCAAAGATTCTCATTGATCGGTGTCAGATGTTCTGGGGCCGCAGATACAAAATGCGGCTGGCAGACCCGGATGCCGGATCCCGCCAGGGGGTACTTTTGGCCGTGGGTGCTTCCGGCGGCAAAAAGTTATTTGACGGCGTGAACCTGACGGCCCATTATTTTTTTGATGCGATATCCGCCCGGTTTGCTGAATCGTTGACATACAAAAAAGTGGAAGCAGCCGGGGCTGTGGCATCTGTTCCCGGCGTGGACCAGGATATCGGGCAGGCCGTGGACCGGGTCATGGATGCCGAGCTGAACAAACCTTCCCTGGTGTTTGTCTCTGAAAAAGATGCCTGCCGCAGCCAGATCGCAGCCGCGTATGCCAAGATGGCGGCTCAAGGAAGCATCCGGGTCCTGTCGGCCGGCATCGATCCCGCCGGGGAAATCCATGGTGCCACGCGCGGGTTTCTGGCGGATCAGGGCGTGGATATCAAGTATCGGCAGCCCCGTGCACTGAACGATTTGATGGCTGAAGAATTCAAGGAACGGTCACCTTCTCAGGTGATCTGCATGACATCGGATACAGCGACAGTGCCGGTGCAAGGGGTAAAAACACAGTTCTGGGATATTGATCAAGCACAGAAAGATACGTCGATTGCATCGTTGGCAGAAGAGATCCATGACCGGGTGGATGCCCTGATATCAGATCTTCAAAGCCGGCACCAGAGCGGATAA